The proteins below are encoded in one region of Planctopirus limnophila DSM 3776:
- a CDS encoding alkaline phosphatase family protein, producing the protein MSKRSRKFFAGWGGVLLAVICLAVLASDTSGAEAKPVRKVLMIGIDGCRPDAIEAAHTPHLDRLVKQGLYCENTDILASRETKGDTVSGPGWSNLLTGVWPDKHGVVDNSFKGSSYMEYPHFFARVKEARPELKTASFSSWPPIAEKILSHSDETINAKAQHAQDYLVADDELSTAAAKCIRAGKSDVVVCYFGQVDETGHGNGFHPTVKKYVESIERVDGYIGRLLAAIDERQKTSQEAWLILVCTDHGGSGTNHGGGREKPEIRHVFIIASGTEVKAGKTSEPTYQVDIVATALDYLGIVPQASWKLDGQSVLDLKRSE; encoded by the coding sequence ATGTCAAAGAGAAGTCGAAAGTTTTTCGCAGGTTGGGGCGGCGTGTTGCTGGCGGTGATCTGTTTGGCTGTGTTGGCAAGCGATACTTCGGGTGCTGAAGCCAAACCCGTTCGCAAAGTCTTGATGATCGGGATCGATGGCTGCCGACCGGATGCGATCGAGGCGGCCCATACGCCCCATCTGGATCGTTTGGTCAAGCAGGGATTGTACTGCGAAAACACCGATATTCTGGCCAGTCGCGAAACCAAAGGAGATACCGTCAGTGGGCCGGGTTGGTCGAATCTATTGACGGGTGTCTGGCCTGATAAACATGGAGTGGTCGATAACTCCTTTAAGGGATCGAGTTATATGGAGTACCCTCACTTTTTTGCCCGAGTGAAAGAGGCCCGGCCTGAGTTGAAAACAGCGTCGTTCAGCAGTTGGCCACCGATTGCTGAAAAGATTCTGTCCCACTCCGATGAGACGATCAACGCGAAGGCTCAACATGCCCAGGATTATTTGGTCGCTGATGACGAACTCTCGACTGCAGCTGCGAAGTGTATTCGTGCAGGAAAATCAGATGTCGTCGTTTGCTACTTTGGCCAAGTCGATGAAACAGGGCATGGAAATGGGTTTCATCCCACTGTGAAGAAGTACGTCGAGTCGATTGAGCGCGTCGATGGATATATCGGTCGATTGTTAGCAGCGATTGACGAAAGGCAAAAGACATCTCAAGAAGCCTGGTTGATTCTTGTCTGTACGGATCATGGTGGCTCGGGGACGAATCATGGTGGTGGCCGGGAAAAGCCTGAGATTCGCCACGTTTTCATCATTGCCAGTGGGACAGAGGTGAAGGCCGGAAAAACGAGTGAACCGACCTATCAGGTGGATATTGTCGCTACCGCTCTGGACTACCTGGGGATTGTCCCTCAGGCGAGCTGGAAGCTGGATGGCCAATCTGTTCTTGATCTGAAGCGATCCGAATAG
- a CDS encoding DUF1559 domain-containing protein, with amino-acid sequence MLRLNAAQRRGFTLIELLVVIAIIAILIALLLPAVQQAREAARRTQCRNNLKQMGLALHNYESTFSRFPSAGEFTDRRGGTYYRTFTPTSTFVQILPYIDQAPLYNQFNFNFHYSNGFVAGTSTGNALAAQAKINAFLCPSNANTPVDPQNFGQTDYMPVAYTDLNGTTGERAKLNTTWDRDSVLGFFNRLSDTTDGLTNTIAIIEDSGKTTVVTGSYTAGALFGPVAGTPLTQQGVVAAAMPGTSNTCPNRWADPDSGSGVSGSPLRDPASTSPAYSATAPIAVINNNKTPNGGGTACPWSSNNCGPNDEPFSLHTGGVHALLGDGSVKFISENIDVQTVRRLLSRADGEQVGEF; translated from the coding sequence ATGCTTCGTTTGAATGCGGCTCAACGTCGCGGCTTTACTTTGATTGAACTTCTCGTCGTGATCGCCATTATCGCGATCCTGATTGCACTGCTGTTACCAGCCGTTCAACAGGCCCGTGAAGCAGCCCGGCGGACACAGTGCCGTAACAACCTCAAGCAGATGGGGCTGGCACTCCACAACTACGAATCCACCTTCAGTCGTTTTCCAAGTGCTGGTGAATTCACCGATCGCCGTGGTGGAACGTACTACCGAACGTTCACACCCACATCGACCTTTGTGCAGATTCTGCCATACATCGATCAGGCACCGCTCTACAACCAGTTCAACTTCAATTTCCACTACTCGAATGGCTTTGTTGCCGGCACATCGACGGGCAATGCTCTGGCTGCACAGGCCAAGATCAATGCCTTCCTGTGCCCTTCAAATGCCAACACACCGGTCGATCCACAGAACTTCGGCCAGACAGATTACATGCCTGTCGCCTACACCGACCTCAACGGTACGACAGGCGAACGCGCTAAGCTCAACACGACCTGGGATCGTGACTCCGTTCTGGGATTCTTCAACCGGCTAAGTGACACAACCGATGGTTTGACCAACACCATTGCCATCATCGAAGATTCGGGCAAAACGACTGTCGTCACAGGCTCTTACACCGCCGGTGCTCTTTTCGGCCCCGTCGCAGGTACTCCGCTGACACAGCAAGGCGTCGTCGCAGCCGCCATGCCCGGAACTTCGAACACATGCCCCAATCGCTGGGCTGATCCAGATTCAGGGAGTGGTGTCTCCGGTTCCCCACTTCGCGATCCAGCCAGCACATCGCCGGCTTACAGCGCAACAGCTCCAATTGCCGTCATCAACAACAACAAAACGCCCAATGGTGGTGGAACAGCATGTCCCTGGAGTTCCAACAACTGCGGGCCCAACGATGAGCCATTCAGCCTCCACACCGGTGGTGTCCATGCCCTGCTCGGCGATGGCAGCGTGAAATTCATCTCCGAGAACATTGACGTCCAGACCGTCCGCCGCCTGCTCAGCCGTGCGGATGGCGAACAAGTGGGCGAGTTCTAA